In Populus nigra chromosome 1, ddPopNigr1.1, whole genome shotgun sequence, one genomic interval encodes:
- the LOC133671169 gene encoding molybdopterin synthase catalytic subunit, which translates to MATEEKTLVEILEENNLIDLAKYVNYVSAPQAGAIATFSGTTRGTFEGKTVVELRYEAYVPMAIRQMKSICSSARSSWDIHSIAVAHRLGSVPVGEMSVFIAVSAVHRADALDACKFLIDELKASVPLWKKEVYSNGEVWKENSEFMDRKLELGKTNGSCCRRNVKVETHGTKSCCGAKVKVADGAAAEISTSDAGTEETI; encoded by the coding sequence ATGGCCACTGAAGAGAAAACTCTAGTTGAAATATTAGAAGAAAACAACCTCATTGATCTTGCCAAATATGTAAACTATGTCAGTGCTCCGCAGGCTGGTGCCATAGCAACATTTTCAGGTACAACACGTGGCACCTTTGAGGGCAAAACAGTAGTGGAGCTAAGATATGAAGCATATGTACCAATGGCAATACGCCAGATGAAATCCATCTGTTCATCTGCTAGATCATCCTGGGATATCCACTCCATTGCTGTTGCACACCGCCTGGGTAGTGTTCCAGTTGGAGAAATGAGTGTCTTCATTGCTGTATCGGCTGTTCATCGTGCTGATGCCCTGGATGCTTGTAAGTTTCTGATTGATGAGCTAAAGGCATCTGTTCCATTATGGAAGAAGGAGGTTTATTCTAATGGAGAGGTTTGGAAGGAGAATTCAGAGTTTATGGATAGAAAGCTGGAGCTAGGGAAAACAAATGGGAGCTGTTGCAGAAGAAATGTCAAGGTTGAGACACATGGCACAAAGAGTTGCTGTGGAGCTAAGGTCAAAGTGGCTGATGGAGCGGCAGCAGAGATTAGCACCAGTGATGCTGGTACTGAAGAAACAATCTAA